In Nymphalis io chromosome 30, ilAglIoxx1.1, whole genome shotgun sequence, the genomic stretch ctgctataaaatataagcttactTATAATGCTTTCATACTGAATGCATTATAAGTAAGCTTTCATTACTACTTGGCTCTTTCCTAAATATGATGCGCTGTATCTCGCGTCGGTTACGACACATTATTATCTATAACGTCCTGGTTAAACCAAATATTTCGTACTTAATTTAAGTATGGGGCAGTGCtgtcaaaacaaaattagctGACGTCCAAGCtgcataaaacaaaatcaaaattatcaaaatgctCTTCAATTACCCATATTTTACTCCAACCATTAAAATCTATACCGAaaccaaaataatgaatattcgacatttatatatttataatatttgcatctttatcaaaaaaacctttgaaaaaaGTGTCGTACCAAACTAACttctactaaaataaaacaacagtctAAACGCAGCACGCGTCGAGCGAGTCTcattgtcctaccaaagataaaAACGAACTAtagcaaaaaaattatcacaaattataatttgaacggatcatttaattatgtaattgtaattatgtaataatacgattgataattttttttaacgatgtatgtatacctaatttgcctttatttacgagtaaaataagatttataacttttttatgttaagggttatcggacgggcaaataggcctcGGCCCGCCCATGCAGGCCTTTCTTCTCTAGGCAGATTACCAGGGTTCTAAGTACCTCCCTAGTCGCGGCGGGCGGAGAAGGAGCGCATATCGCCTCTTTCTTCTTCTCGGTCGGGACTCCAGGTCActgctgagaatcttcgacagaaaaacattaagtttttattggacCTGGGGGTTTGTAACTAGGATctccggccttatatctagccactagaccaacgaggcagtcagttttatacaaaatatatatcttccatTTATCCAATACTAACAAAATCCTATAGATGTTGccagagatattaaaataaataccaaatttttgataacaaattactttaatattatttatcgaagttagtacataagatttttataccttttacattttaatgatcaCACTTGaataccatatatttatattattttaatcctaaATCGTAGATTGTGATACTGCTAGTAATGGCAGttacgttaatataaattaaagatatgatACTCCAcaggcacggacaacacgtccGTTGAGATACAAAtacgtgatatatatatcacacacaaaaacactctcatcatattatttcatataacatagtagaatacacattagaTATACAATTGTACTATATCCCGAGGGCGGaaggagtaaagaaaaaaaaaccttatatttacatattccatgcaataTGCTAATAGGTCTGTTATATAACACACTACATAcaattctcgattaatatatttataatataatactatttataacgcatctttacataaacaaataaatatcattggagtgactgtctgtgatttcgaaataattgttttacttacTGTCTTTTTCAGTTAgtgtggctatttgcgagtagcaaaacaatctttttttctattttcgttTACTGCTGCTaccttacaatttaaatatcttatatgtataattcaaatatgcattatgtactttaaaatataaacaaaaaaaatcatggtataatatacgactttaaaaaatctcgaccaatgttgtcatatcaaaatttatttgtctttactccttcaGTTGGAATAGACTTTACGATGCTGCATATGTTGAAGAACTTGTTcatctatataacaaatatgtcaccttgttcttaattacaaaacagcatcatttttatttatccaaacATCAATTTCTTCAAATCATCATCGACTCTTTTAGGTATCTTAACTCTTTTTTTGCCAATTCTACTATAATAACAGAGCTCATTTCTTTCAAGCTTTCCTGCATATTCATGAGGATAACCAATTATTCTATTCGGTgcaaaataatcaacaaaataatcTATCTCTCTTAAAGTACAATGAGTAGCGAAACACACGTCCAGCCGCTGCTCCTGGGTCACGCGCGAAACTGAGCATTTTCCATCTTTGTAATTCTGCCATGGCATAGGGAATACATCTacaagtaagtaattattatgacatttctGTACGCATGAGGTGTGTGAACTATCCTCGCTTCTGTTTCTACATAAATGTATTCTAGTAGATTCTTCGTTATTTGTCACCCCGGGCACTAATTCCTGTATTGAACTGAAAAACAAACACATCTCTTTAAGataacataacttatatattgaatatgaagaaaaacttgtactatatatctaaaactttttactcggtggtagggttttgtgcaagccacaAGTTgtgaccatccactcatcagttcATTGCATTTCGGTTTaatgagtgagtgagtcagagtATAGCAGAgctacaagggacacaacatcttagttcccaagacacATGGTGACACAGATTCAGATTTgcattacattatacaaaatgtctacaggcagtggtgaccagttaccatcagtttTGCCGCTGTCTACCACACCATAACTTTTATACTCCACCACTaccaattttatactctattctTATCGAAGGTCTAAAGACATGGAGTCTGGAGATGGAGTGGTCTAAAGAGTGGATTTAACCACTACGTACATCCAATGTCAAAGTGGTTAAGTGTTCACTCCTACTTTAATTAGAACAGTCTATAGTCAAGACTTGACTATATATCAATTCCCATATATCTATgcaaaattctaaaaatttgcttaaagtaacaaaatttgaataatttatttaataatcaaaaattacctGTAAAAACTCCATCTTTCCGAATGCACGAATACtttcatgtttaattgtttgtatatctcattaaagacaaattcataatcatatttatcagATGTGTGTATTGCAATTGCATTATTCTCATTCCAGTTCAACCAACatctaatttcaaatatcattctTTGTACACCGTTAGATCGCTTCGTGAAGTTTTCGCAATCCAAATGCTGCATGGTTGTGTCAACGTACATCGCATCCAATTTTATGGGTTTATCGTCAACATGCAGATGCTTGAAGCTTGGCAAGTCTTTACGATTGATATGGTATTCTCCGATAAACAGAATGTTATGTGTCGTTGTtgagaataaaaacattgttgatGCAGCGCTGTGACTGGCTGGTATCAATGTGACAGTGAGACACAATTCCGGTATGTCTTTTTCAGGCAAACCAGGCAAAGATATTTGTGTCGAacctaaaattttgaaataaaacaacaattgtaACAATTCAAAAGCACTTGTTAGCTCATAAAcaactttgtttataataatttaatgtgtaaCTTTGTATTACATGtattgttggtctagtggcttatatAAGACTGCAGAtattgaggtcctgggttaaaataCCAAGTCGGGCCACCaagaagttattgatttttattgtcgaaaatttctcagtagcagctgtgtctagaagttagaagtgtgtacaattcCATGGCTCGTAAAGCTTGTCTTGGCACAGAGGTAGCTCGGCACAGAGTTGTCTCATAtatacactctctattccctaaatctcatatTCCGATTCGATGGCAAATACAACAAAACGGAAAAGAGTTcaagcacaggaccaacggctttacgtgcttccaaAGGAATGgaagtatacacttccaactttcgcaCTCTGGTCTACGAGTAAGAATCTTCAACAAAAAACGCGTTTATCATCGGCGTTATGATAATGTACAATGTTTCGAGCAAAGATATGTTTAATGATTAAGATTTGaatgataacaataacataCCCATTTTTAGAGCTCGAACGCATTTCATAATTCTCTCATCATGTTTGTCGTCATTTATAATAGCTGCTGTCAGCTCGGTCGTATATAttgtgatgtttttcttcaataaaacGTCTAATAGCTGAGCTGAATGTAGCCTTTGTATGTGGTCTGAGTTATAATGGCTCAGGAAGTAAGCTCTAGCGTCTCGACGTTCAGCAATGTCGAAGTTATCAACATACACGCCCCGGATCTCTTCAATTTTTCCATGGAAAGGACTTTTCATTAGATACGgtatggatgacatcatttttaatatataaaagtatttatgtatcaGTAGtggctttattttttagttaatgaCTTCGGTTTCAATTTATACCCTTTTTTTCTGTTGATCGTATTCGGTATTGCCAACaatgataaatgattttaatttgaaattttaactgtCAATTTCGAACGCGATAGTGTTGGTAATGAATCTTCTTCCATTAGAAGAGATTATCTATGgcgaattgttgtatttttttttgaaaagcaaAATATTGCACTCCATTCATATTAGGTGTTctgtaaacttaaaataatacttttaacattattaaaataatgatgaaaagATGTTGAGAATTACAACGTAAAcgcgaagttttttttttaatttatattatctcattactcattataattaaataatcaatttagtttGTGCTTGTTTTggcaatttttatatgttaaggGTTATCGTTATGTTAAGGGTTatcggacgggcaaataggcctcGGCCCGCCCATGCAGGCCTTTCTTCTCTAGGCAGATTACCAGGGTTCTAAGTACCTCCCTAGTCGCGGCGGGCGGAGAAGGAGCGCATATCGCCTCTTTCTTCTTCTCGGTCGGGACTCCAGGTCActgctgagaatcttcgacagaaaaacattaagtttttattggacCTGGGGGTTTGTAACTAGGATctccggccttatatctagccactagaccaacgaggcagtcagttttatacaaaatatatatcttccatTTATCCAATACTAACAAAATCCTATAGATGTTGccagagatattaaaataaataccaaatttttgataacaaattactttaatattatttatcgaagttagtacataagatttttataccttttacattttaatgatcaCACTTGaataccatatatttatattattttaatcctaaATCGTAGATTGTGATACTGCTAGTAATGGCAGttacgttaatataaattaaagatatgatACTCCAcaggcacggacaacacgtccGTTGAGATACAAAtacgtgatatatatatcacacacaaaaacactctcatcatattatttcatataacatagtagaatacacattagaTATACAATTGTACTATATCCCGAGGGCGGaaggagtaaagaaaaaaaaaccttatatttacatattccatgcaataTGCTAATAGGTCTGTTATATAACACACTACATAcaattctcgattaatatatttataatataatactatttataacgcatctttacataaacaaataaatatcattggagtgactgtctgtgatttcgaaataattgttttacttacTGTCTTTTTCAGTTAgtgtggctatttgcgagtagcaaaacaatctttttttctattttcgttTACTGCTGCTaccttacaatttaaatatcttatatgtataattcaaatatgcattatgtactttaaaatataaacaaaaaaaatcatggtataatatacgactttaaaaaatctcgaccaatgttgtcatatcaaaatttatttgtctttactccttcaGTTGGAATAGACTTTACGATGCTGCATATGTTGAAGAACTTGTTcatctatataacaaatatgtcaccttgttcttaattacaaaacagcatcatttttatttatccaaacATCAATTTCTTCAAATCATCATCGACTCTTTTAGGTATCTTAACTCTTTTTTTGCCAATTCTACTATAATAACAGAGCTCATTTCTTTCAAGCTTTCCTGCATATTCATGAGGATAACCAATTATTCTATTCGGTgcaaaataatcaacaaaataatcTATCTCTCTTAAAGTACAATGAGTAGCGAAACACACGTCCAGCCGCTGCTCCTGGGTCACGCGCGAAACTGAGCATTTTCCATCTTTGTAATTCTGCCATGGCATAGGGAATACATCTacaagtaagtaattattatgacatttctGTACGCATGAGGTGTGTGAACTATCCTCGCTTCTGTTTCTACATAAATGTATTCTAGTAGATTCTTCGTTATTTGTCACCCCGGGCACTAATTCCTGTATTGAACTGAAAAACAAACACATCTCTTTAAGataacataacttatatattgaatatgaagaaaaacttgtactatatatctaaaactttttactcggtggtagggttttgtgcaagccacaAGTTgtgaccatccactcatcagttcATTGCATTTCGGTTTaatgagtgagtgagtcagagtATAGCAGAgctacaagggacacaacatcttagttcccaagacacATGGTGACACATCAGATTTgcattacattatacaaaatgtctacaggcagtggtgaccagttaccatcagtttTGCCGCTGTCTACAACACCATAACTTTTATACTCCACCACTaccaattttatactctattctTATCGAAGGTCTAAAGACATGGAGTCTGGAGATGGAGTGGTCTAAAGAGTGGATTTAACCACTACGTACATCCAATGTCAAAGTGGTTAAGTTTTCACTCCTACTTTAATTAGAACAGTCTATAGTCAAGACTTG encodes the following:
- the LOC126780014 gene encoding protein artemis-like isoform X5 — encoded protein: MMSSIPYLMKSPFHGKIEEIRGVYVDNFDIAERRDARAYFLSHYNSDHIQRLHSAQLLDVLLKKNITIYTTELTAAIINDDKHDERIMKCVRALKMGSTQISLPGLPEKDIPELCLTVTLIPASHSAASTMFLFSTTTHNILFIGEYHINRKDLPSFKHLHVDDKPIKLDAMYVDTTMQHLDCENFTKRSNGVQRMIFEIRCWLNWNENNAIAIHTSDKYDYEFVFNEIYKQLNMKVFVHSERWSFYSSIQELVPGVTNNEESTRIHLCRNRSEDSSHTSCVQKCHNNYLLVDVFPMPWQNYKDGKCSVSRVTQEQRLDVCFATHCTLREIDYFVDYFAPNRIIGYPHEYAGKLERNELCYYSRIGKKRVKIPKRVDDDLKKLMFG
- the LOC126780014 gene encoding protein artemis-like isoform X4 gives rise to the protein MMSSIPYLMKSPFHGKIEEIRGVYVDNFDIAERRDARAYFLSHYNSDHIQRLHSAQLLDVLLKKNITIYTTELTAAIINDDKHDERIMKCVRALKMGSTQISLPGLPEKDIPELCLTVTLIPASHSAASTMFLFSTTTHNILFIGEYHINRKDLPSFKHLHVDDKPIKLDAMYVDTTMQHLDCENFTKRSNGVQRMIFEIRCWLNWNENNAIAIHTSDKYDYEFVFNEIYKQLNMKVFVHSERWSFYSSIQELVPGVTNNEESTRIHLCRNRSEDSSHTSCVQKCHNNYLLVDVFPMPWQNYKDGKCSVSRVTQEQRLDVCFATHCTLREIDYFVDYFAPNRIIGYPHEYAGKLERNELCYYSRIGKKRVKIPKRVDDDLKKLMFG